A region of the Mytilus edulis chromosome 11, xbMytEdul2.2, whole genome shotgun sequence genome:
ACTTGTCTGTTGCCTTCTCTGTTGAAGCTGGGATTGGTTGTGTTGTCGACGGTGCCGGTGTTGATGGTTGAATGGCAACTAAAAAGAAAGTCAAAATggttaataaaattgaatttataaaaataattaattgataAAAGGAATCTAGTGTAACCGATtctagtttttgttttattcttttttgaGAGTTTGGCATATTGTATTGACATCTATTTATGTATACTGTTCTCTTttatgtttttggttttgtttttgttttgttttgttgatttgaTGTCTCTTTGATGCAGTAATACAATTACTGAACACATACTTGTCATTTATAGTTATACAATTAGGATTCATTAGAATGAAGTAAGAAAAATATTCTCATGTATCATCTGCCAATCTAAATGAAAACCATCAGAACAAAATAGCTCATAAACTGACGAAAAATTTAAGgttaaaatgaagaaaatatcAGTTTCAGTCTAAAATAACTTAGAATTATCGACTATAATTACTTACTTGAATGTGTTATTGCTGCCTTGTCTATAACCAAGTCTCCGAAACTACCACTGTTTACTTTACTTATCATGTGATTGTTCAATTCAGTCATGTTCATAGCTCCACTTCCGGTATAATTCAGCTTAAAAGTTGCGATAATACTTCCTTGgctaaaaacaaatttacatattATTTCTTTTGAAGTcatattcaaatttataaaaaatagttaCCATTTTAAGCTAATATGGCAATGTACATTTGttgttggacattttttttttgtcattctttTTTCGAAATATTTAgaacatttttttctgtgttttgtttgttttgtcgtTAGCTTTGCAGGggcttaggcagcaaccatttgattttctggggggggctatggttattttttctggacaaattttttttttcgcctatggcgaaaaacaatctatttttttcgcgacaagtcgaaaacaatttttttcttacaattttagcattacatatagtggcagctgaggatgaaacaaacaatttttttttctcagaatcaaaaacaaattatttttttctccaaaaactggaaacaaacttttttttccaaaaaaaaccatagccccccccccccccccccccagaaaatcaaatggttgctgccttagctACCTGGAGGCACGACatcacgtgcatccacgtcgttttcaaaaaaaaaaaaaaaaaaaaaaaaaaaaacagaagagaGAGATGATCcgagttggtcaatcggaatcaGACAGCGTGATGcatgtattatcatgattatgatatttgtttaacGTTTGGAGACTGTTAGTGTTGGTGTCTTTTACGTCTATCctggatattagtttgacaacctagatACAAGTGTTGATGGAGCTGTTCATGCAGAAACAGATCGTAGCtccgcagttgcgtgcacattgattcgccatgcaaaaaagaaatggcaaaataattcttttttataaGGTTGCACATTAATGTCGTTATCCTTTAGACAATCGTTAATTCAGCaattatataattatgaaaataaaacaaggTATCTGGCATGAATACGCGTTCGTTGCTGATTATAATGTTAGGATAACAAATTTTCACTATTCAAAATCTGGTATCAATAATGATCTAGAAGTAGTTTCCGCTAGCTAACATATTTAGTTTGTACACATGGATTTTAATATACTGGTAatgcataattatatatataacatttagtaTGGGGATcttcatttctattttttgtaagtTGTACGCCATGTTATAAGTTGTGTTTTATAACCCCATGCATCTCTattctttaatctttaaaaaataaacatacacaaaatatgtattaacaagagtgcacacgctgaaatgtatcgccttctatactaatcattgatattatgttgatagtcataagtataaagcttagttttattacaactgtctcataaacttaacattaaccaagataactaaacaaagaccaatgaaccttgaaaatgaggtcaaggtcagatgaaccatgccaggtagacatgtacagctaacaatgcttctatacaacatatatagttgacccattacttatagtttaagaaaaatagaccaaaacacaaaaacttaacactgtgtaatgaaccgtgaaaatgaggtcaccgtcaaataaaacctgcgcgactgacataaagatcataaaatatttccatacaccaaatatagttgacctatggcatacagtattagataaaaagaccaaaactcaaaacttaactttgaccactgaaccatgaaaatgaggtcaaggtcagatgacatctgcccgctagacatgaacaccttatcatcattccatacaacaaatatagtagacctattgcatatagtatgagaaaaacagaccaaaacacaaaaatttaactataaccactgaaccatgaaaatgaggtcaaggtcagattacacctgccagttggacatgtacaccttacagtccttccatacaccgaatatactagccctgttgcttatagtatctgagatatggacttgaccaccaaaacataaccttgatcactgatccatgaaatgaggtcgaggtcaagtgaaaactgtctgacagacatgaggaccttgcaaggtacgcacataccaaatatagttatcctattacttaaaataagagagaattcaacattacaaaaaatttgaacttttttttcaagtgatcactgaaccatgaaaatgaggtcaaggacattggacatgtgactgacggaaacttcataacatgaagcatctatatacaaagtatgaagcatccaggtcttccaccttctgaaatataaagcttttaagaagtgagctaacaccgccgccgccgccgccgccgccggatcactatccccatgtcgagctttctgtaacaaaagttgcaggctcgacaaaaataccgTAAAAATGAAAAGTATTATGTGTCGAATAtgaaaatacataattttcaatGCAATATTATTTTTACTAGCAAATACATACATGACATTTCATTCTTACCTTCTGCTATATATTAAAAGTCtaacaagtaaataaaaattggttgagttatctctcttttgTTACTGTGATTATGTATTTTGGTgttgttctttttaaaattaacactGATTATTATAACCCTTAACAACAAATGGCTTACGTTAGATTTCTTCTAGTGTTTGTCAAATATTCGGGCAAGTATACAAgctaaatatatgaaaaataattccatgtcgaaaaaaatattttgtgagGTTTATTTTTCTAACTTCAGTTACTCACATCGATAACATTATGTACTAGAAGCCAGTAACTTTtgctttgaaaatgaaattttaatgcTATTGTAAATGCAGTGTATGTCATAATAGTTGGAAATACTActtacacataattttagatattgaaattgagaatgaaaatggggaatatgtcaaaaagacaacaaacccaccaaagagcagaaaacagcctaaCATATTGCATTTATATAGAATCCACTTACGTAAATGTTATTAATCCTACACTGTAGAATCTAGATCCAGATGCACCAGAACCATAAACCTCTTTCAACTGTAAAATAGAAACATGCAACCTTAGTTAATAATCATGGTTAAATATGTCATTGATTATAAAACATATGTATTTAGATTTCGGAAGCATTCTTGGAATTAACGTTAACAAATCTGTTAATGTATGATAATAGAGATTAGATGCACATTCCTTAAAAGAAAACATTACAAGTGTTTAAAGTAGATACATTTTATCATTTCGTGCATTAGTGACAACTCTCAACGTTCTATAAtgttctacattttaaaatatttgactgcATACAGGTTTAATTTAAAGTAATATAAAAGATGCTATTTTATGAAACTTTTGATAACTTTGACCTGACCTAATTCTGTAATAGATTACTTTCACAACACTTATATCAGACATATACTTTACTCACCATGTTGCGCAATTTTTTCTCCAAGGCATTATATTCTGGtgaatttttgtttgcaagagcaGCACTCCAGCTTTCTCCGCCTGTTATTCTCAACGAACCATCAATCTGGTATGTAATAACCGGTAGTGGCTGTGTTGTTGGTACTGGCGTTGTCGTTGTTGTCGGTGTTGTTGATGCCTCAGGTGTTGTTGATGGTTCAGGTGTCGTTGATACTACAGCTCTTGTAGTTGTTTCTGTTGAAGTTGATTGAGTTGTTGACGCTTCTGTTGTTGTTGTCGTAGGAACTTCTGAAGACGTCAAAGTAACAGTTGTAGATGGGGCAATGCTAGATGTTACAGCCTCTGATGACGAAACAGCCGGTGAATATGTAGAACTACTAACCATCTGTACAACAGAAGACGTTGATTCAACAAGAACAGGAGTAGATGTTTGCATTGGGGCCTCTGTTGACGCGACAACATCTGATGACGATGACTGAATATGGCTCTCCGTGGAGGAAGCGACAACTGTTTGAGATGATGGTTTAACTGCTTCAGACGTTGTGAAAGGTGCTGATGAAGTTGGTTGAACAGGTGCCGCTGATGATGTCAACACTGTTGACGATGATGATTGAATTGTGGCCTGCGTTGATGCAACATGTGCCGATGACGAGGATTGAACTTCAATCTGTGTTGATACCACGGGTACTAAGGATGACGTCTCAACTTGAGTTGATGCGACAGGTACTGAAGTTGACGGCTGAACTATAATTTCAGTTGAAGTTACGGGGGTTGACGATGACGACTGCATTGGGGCCTGTGTTGATACGACTGGTGAAGCAGACGAGGGTTCAACTGAGACTTGTGATGACATCACATGCTCGGTCGACGACGGTTGAACCAACTCTCCAGTTGATGTGACGGGTTCTACAGATGATGACTGAACATGATCTTTAGTTGACATAACAGGAGTTGACGACGACTCTATGGGTGCTTCTGTTGATGTGAGAAATGCTGCAGAAGATGGCTGAACTATAATTTGAGAAGATGTAACATGTAGTGCAGACGACGACTGTTGAACTGGTACCCCAGTTGATGTGACGAGTGTTGGTGATGATGACTGAATGTGGAGCCCAGTTGACATAACAAGTACTGATGATGATTGCTGAACTGATACCTCTGATGATTTGACGGCTAATGTAGATGACGGTTGAATAGGGGTTTGGGTAGACATCAAATGTAGTGACGAAGATGATTCAACTGCTTTCTCAGTTGATGCGACAGGAGCCGCTGATGATGAATGAGCCAGGGCTGGTGTCGACATAGTATAAACGGATGATGATTGAGTTGGTACTTCGGTTGACATTGTTGGTGTTGCAGACGATTGTTGCACTGGGATTTTGGTTGAAATTTCCGGTGTTGCAGACGATTGTTGCACTGGGGTTTCGGTTGTCATCACAGGTCCTGCAGACGATAATGATGGAGTAGTAGCCATTGATGACATTAAAAGACCTGACGAGGAAGCCTGCATTTGAGAATCTGATGAATCAGATGTTGGTTGAACCTGAGCCTCTGATGATGTTAATGATTGAGTTGATGATGGATGAACCAGAACTCCAGTTGATGAAACTGGTGGTACAGATGATGGTTGAAATGGTTCCCCAGTTGACATTACAGGTACTACTGAAGTTTGCGATTCTAATCCAATTGATGTTTCTACACCAGAACTTGTTGCCTGCACAAGGCTTTCTGTGAATGTATCTGTTCTTGAAGTTTGTTGTACTGGGGCTTCAGAGGATGATAACTGTACATGAACTTCGGTAGTGCTTGATTGAACATGAGCCACAGTTGTTGACATGTGCATTGTAACTTCCGTTGATGAAGGCTGTACGGGAACCTGCGTTGGCGTTTGTTGTTCTGAAACTTCTGAAGACATTGGCTGTACTGGAGCTTGGGAAGACGATGGTTGTATCGGTACCTCCGTTGTTGACTGTTCATATGATCCAGTTGACATCGACTGAGTATGAGCTTCCGTAGATGATGGTTGCACGTGTACTATAGAAGTCGTTGTTTGAACGTGCGTGTCAGAAGGCGATGGTTGTACATGAACTTCAGTGGATGACTGAATAGAAGGTTCAGTAGATGTCAGATGCACGGTGGCAATACTTGATGTTTCCTGCACAGGTGTTTCAGAAGCAGATGGATGAATAAAAGCGTCAGATGAGGTAAACTGAACATGGTCTGCAGATGAAGTTGGCTGAACAGAAGCTTCAGATGACATTGGCTGAACATGATCTGACGATGACATTGGCTGAACCGGAGCTGACGATGTCAATGGCTGAACGGGAGCTGATGAAGACATTGGCTGAACCGGTGCTGACAATGACATTGACTGAACCTGTTCTGACGATGACATTGGCTGAACTGCAGCTGACGATGACATTGGCTGGACCGGTGCTGACGATGACATTGGCTGAACCGAAATTGACGATGACATTGGCTGAACCGCAGCTGACGATGACATTGGCTGAACCTGAGCTGATGATGACATTGTTTGAACAGGAGCTGACGATGACATTGGCTGAACTGCAGCTGATGATGACATTGGCTGAACCGAAATTGACGATGACATTGGCTGAACCGGAGCTGATGATGACATTGGCTGAACCGAAATTGACGATGACATTGGCTGAACCGGAGCTGATGATGACATTGGCTGAACAGGAGCTGACGATGACATTGGCTGAACCGCAGCATCAGATGACGTCCGTTGTACTGGAGCTTCAGATGACATTGGCTGAACCGGAGCTGAAGATGACATTGGCTGAACCGGAGCTGAAGATGACATTGGCTCAACCACAGCTGACGATGGCATTGGCTCAACCGCAGCTGATGATGACATTGGCTGAACTGGAGCTTCAGATGACATTGGCTGAACCAGAGCTGACGATGACATTGGCTGAACTGCAGCCTCAGATGACGTCAGCTGTACTGGAACTTCTGATGACATTGGTTGAACCGGAGCTGACGATGAAATTGGCTGAACCGCAGCTGACGATGACATTGGCTGAACTGGAGCTGACGATGACATTGGCTGAACCCCAGCCTCAGATGACGTCAGCTGTACTGGAGCTTCAGATGACATTGGCTGAACCGGAGCTTCAGATGACATTGGCTGAACCGGAGCTGACGATGCCATTGGCTGAACCGGAGCTGACGATGAAATCGGCTGAACTGGAGCTGACGATGACATTGGCTGAACTGGAGCTGACGATGACATTGGCTGAATTGGAGCTGATGATGACATTGGCTGAATTAGAGCTGACGATGAAATTGGCTGAACCGCAGCTGACGATGACATTGGCTGAACTGGAGCTGACGATGACATTGGCTGAACCCCAGCCTCAGATGACGTCAGCTGTACTGGAGCTTCAGATGACATTGGCTGAACCGGAACTGACGATGCCATTGGCTGAACCGGAGCTGAAGATGACATTGGCTGAACCGGAGCTGCAGATGACGTCAGCTGAACCGGAGCTGACGATGACATTGGCTGAACCGGAGCTGACGATGACAGTGGCTGAACCGGAGCTGACGATGACATTGGCTTAACCGGTGCTGACGATGACATTGGCTGTACTGGACTCGAAGTGGATAGTTCAGGAACGTGGAGGGACGAAGatgctgaaataaaaaataagatgatataaatcaatttttttacaaTGACAATGTACTGTGTGATTGCAAAGCTAGCTGAAAATAttctaacataaaaaaaaaaggcaaaaacaatTTTGAACTTATTAACCAACATCCAAACATTACGTGATTTATATTGATTCTTCTGAACCAGGGtcgttatttaaatttttttcggTACTTCTTTTTATCTAAAAGATCTCCTTCGTTAGTGCGCCTTGTTTCAGTTTTTAATTTGTCCATGttgttttacatgtatgtatgtactgtagtttgtctgtttgtcgtttgttttccattttttgtcaCAGCATTTTTCTATAGTcttaattctttttaattttttttatttcttgttttatcAATCTGTAGTATAtctccattattctctattctgaaAACACCATTCAAACACTCCTTTATTGCtgatatcaaaatgtttaaaggggtttcatttgaaaaatgtttaactaaaattttaatgaattataGAATAAATGATGAATCATGATTGACTTTATGTGTTAATGCCATTTTCAGTGAGTACTGTTGGCCATACATATCATGGTGGTCATTCTGAAAATGACGACGAAAGAAAAAAGATTCATTTAAAAATCTGTCGTATTAATTATGGTATACAGCTATTGAAAACTAGGATAATTTCCAACctgaagtttttttgttttttttaaacgatggtttttttttgtgcagCATGAAACATAACAGTTGACAATTTTTTTAGACTACAAAGGCATGCAATTATAAAATGCAAAGAAGCAAAATAATAATGGCAAATAAAATAGTTTTACATCTCAACCTGTTGTCTGACTTTTTGCAGATCCAACTCGAACTGCTTTTAATTATACTTAAAGTTCATGTCACATACATTTGTAAGTGTTGCCTTATCTAATTTTTTCAATACTTTGcgtttaaaaataccattgaaaagTCATTAACATGATTACATATCAGTGCACGTGCTTGCATCTTTATTTCAAAGGGCTTTTTTCACATAGTACATTTATCGTAGGAACATTATATATAGTCTACGGTTTCGTTTTACCAGCAAATTACTACTATAAATGTTTTTATCTTATTAATTTTATCATAGTTATGATCAAGAAAAAGtgtaatttaaatttctaataGTAGGATATGTTTACAGATCATAGCTGAGTCTAAAAGTCGTGCATGTAAGATTATATAAGGTATTATAAGGTTTTACCTTAATAAGACAACAGATCGAGTTGAATAAGAGCCTTGTGGAAATTTAAGTTCGTCCCTAAATGTATTTGcaatgaataataattaaattaaattttcgaATACATTTCATTGTTCATTTAAAACCTATGTTATGAACAGAATCTAAAAGAAATTTGTTCATGGTGCTACAGTAAAATTAGTAATTTTTTGGAATAGTTGAAATGATACCAGAGTTtcgaacatttttttaaaaattatttccaCAAGGCTCTTTGAGTTAAAAGGAGAACTCTAAAAACTTACAGTCAGTTAGTGCTAGAGGTAAAGAAATGATCGGAGAAGATACAACATCTAGCGTAGAGGTGGAAAGAATAGGTGGCGTTGTGAGTAAAGGCAGAGAAAGTGGTTGTGATTCTGAAACGGAAGTGACGTCGGGTTTTACATCCAATGGCAACACAGATACTGAAAATTCCGGCAGTGAAATAGTTTCTGCATATGATGAAGTGACATACTCATATTCGACAGACGAATTATCCCTTGATACTGATGACGTTATTTCAGATTTATCAGATAAAATATAAGCTGAAGAAGGCATTGCGCTTTTACCGATATCACTTTCTGTCTGTTGTGATATACTCGATGACAACGTTGGTGTTATTTGCAAAGCTTTCTTAGAAATACTTGTTCTGGTCTCATAATATATGCTGGTTTCAGATGATGCTGCCACAAAGGATTCTAGTATCGGAGGATTTTGAGATGTCATCAAACTACCAGAATCCATCACTCTTGAAACGCTTCCTGTTAAATACGAATTATTGTCATTCATTAATGTACTTGTTTTAGAAAGAGATGAAACAGAGCTGGCCTCTACTGCTGTTACAGCTGGATGTATAGTATCCGATAAATGGCTTTCCATAGAGGAAGAATACACAGGGAATGTAGTTGACCTTTGGGGTGGTTGCTCGGAACTTTGGAGTGATTGTTCGGAAATTTTAGTGGATTGTTCTATTATTGCGGTTCGGAGATAATCCAATACAG
Encoded here:
- the LOC139495183 gene encoding uncharacterized protein isoform X1, with the protein product MFTSKIQSIFWTAVILILIMVFTGSVKGQSDQTFQGRINITSVTWNSNLAIRDSQEFMNLSTKLVEIITCAFADNTPDLLDNTDIQNFTQDGGVIATFKLELNTIKNTSEILDIMKKVTGNCTESSDFTTSSLTIQAVKTIGQPPGPSPPSLDSKTTTMAPSSMVIAPTITAQPDITSSITSPQDVSSTISPSSPHQPVSSDHVLVSTQPLPRDSSAVVQTAVSSSQQMIVTTLNVIETASLGSSSSPEVKRGTRIDSSTIDMSPIAMVSSGHMVSGLYDNITSTEAGYWSQQHSEEINPTSNHMFYTSFELNSESQFLSVKAESFLKTLDKTQVPDAEKGTLMSISSNVVGINTNPTRAIVSEVTETMDSALLLNTETLNSLEITSSLASYNYQLSSISIPPALSISKSVDISEIPGESSVTKSAESLTFPQQIPSNNSLVVGQPNFENQFKISQLSGINVQSSTFDSVIPQSSEMVLESSVLTRTSLQQSLERPQIVTKLASVPPSIASTSNLLETSFNMESSQRLVNTNKATATSFLGGVLSSYKSDDFITSSKMTGMSEEANADKTTTTPLVEGITKYSQSDSSSVAESLSGTIDGQSDAVSEINPSLSSTILTKSIYVSEVKLAESNMSLTKKNIKETTSSNFLMSERIIVATAPFKQEASDSSLSGTGNSTIELSNAITEPSVTLVKESKAYSTISDTSLPQSSTPTESETYLAAQSMSIASSLGTTVAISVAKMKLIDNTKSAKLSVTEAGQILNSSYKNMITSAGTNVEESTASSTVSISDSMQPSLQLTDSILAASASLQLTDRIVSASALPGMPIIPKLTSTQHEVKSSEMYSSYMHAEQVTSVDKVTKMHVTSSLDVEHTTDESVKPTATSLYKLHESSKSSSDLPLVPSLSSTSNYTGVEQTRSSSLSPIDGTFVVTPFPSTSILSNQNDIATKSISWEDHPSSIGATLSLFTSIFDLPTEYSSPNNQGSGNLNMNSLRTVSSHALSSHVSSLIEATPISPPLSTGIPTQSDKPILLSTTEKSPSQTTQSQSEKAERSAPNDILNSMVLTQTLPTPGTVSNKPSTTSMLLPPSTFVMDTASVVFEPVDDLSSISPSESLAITTQTKSSLVSYGESKLYISSSTILEELSSVFKTKKTLPSTASLLKLESTPSSTVLDYLRTAIIEQSTKISEQSLQSSEQPPQRSTTFPVYSSSMESHLSDTIHPAVTAVEASSVSSLSKTSTLMNDNNSYLTGSVSRVMDSGSLMTSQNPPILESFVAASSETSIYYETRTSISKKALQITPTLSSSISQQTESDIGKSAMPSSAYILSDKSEITSSVSRDNSSVEYEYVTSSYAETISLPEFSVSVLPLDVKPDVTSVSESQPLSLPLLTTPPILSTSTLDVVSSPIISLPLALTDSSSSLHVPELSTSSPVQPMSSSAPVKPMSSSAPVQPLSSSAPVQPMSSSAPVQLTSSAAPVQPMSSSAPVQPMASSVPVQPMSSEAPVQLTSSEAGVQPMSSSAPVQPMSSSAAVQPISSSALIQPMSSSAPIQPMSSSAPVQPMSSSAPVQPISSSAPVQPMASSAPVQPMSSEAPVQPMSSEAPVQLTSSEAGVQPMSSSAPVQPMSSSAAVQPISSSAPVQPMSSEVPVQLTSSEAAVQPMSSSALVQPMSSEAPVQPMSSSAAVEPMPSSAVVEPMSSSAPVQPMSSSAPVQPMSSEAPVQRTSSDAAVQPMSSSAPVQPMSSSAPVQPMSSSISVQPMSSSAPVQPMSSSISVQPMSSSAAVQPMSSSAPVQTMSSSAQVQPMSSSAAVQPMSSSISVQPMSSSAPVQPMSSSAAVQPMSSSEQVQSMSLSAPVQPMSSSAPVQPLTSSAPVQPMSSSDHVQPMSSEASVQPTSSADHVQFTSSDAFIHPSASETPVQETSSIATVHLTSTEPSIQSSTEVHVQPSPSDTHVQTTTSIVHVQPSSTEAHTQSMSTGSYEQSTTEVPIQPSSSQAPVQPMSSEVSEQQTPTQVPVQPSSTEVTMHMSTTVAHVQSSTTEVHVQLSSSEAPVQQTSRTDTFTESLVQATSSGVETSIGLESQTSVVPVMSTGEPFQPSSVPPVSSTGVLVHPSSTQSLTSSEAQVQPTSDSSDSQMQASSSGLLMSSMATTPSLSSAGPVMTTETPVQQSSATPEISTKIPVQQSSATPTMSTEVPTQSSSVYTMSTPALAHSSSAAPVASTEKAVESSSSLHLMSTQTPIQPSSTLAVKSSEVSVQQSSSVLVMSTGLHIQSSSPTLVTSTGVPVQQSSSALHVTSSQIIVQPSSAAFLTSTEAPIESSSTPVMSTKDHVQSSSVEPVTSTGELVQPSSTEHVMSSQVSVEPSSASPVVSTQAPMQSSSSTPVTSTEIIVQPSTSVPVASTQVETSSLVPVVSTQIEVQSSSSAHVASTQATIQSSSSTVLTSSAAPVQPTSSAPFTTSEAVKPSSQTVVASSTESHIQSSSSDVVASTEAPMQTSTPVLVESTSSVVQMVSSSTYSPAVSSSEAVTSSIAPSTTVTLTSSEVPTTTTTEASTTQSTSTETTTRAVVSTTPEPSTTPEASTTPTTTTTPVPTTQPLPVITYQIDGSLRITGGESWSAALANKNSPEYNALEKKLRNMLKEVYGSGASGSRFYSVGLITFTQGSIIATFKLNYTGSGAMNMTELNNHMISKVNSGSFGDLVIDKAAITHSIAIQPSTPAPSTTQPIPASTEKATDKSELPLPPWGIAVIVCGALVLIFLLTMIAILCTRRQTRMMKYRMSDDMDPDDIGYRRSWGNGETNHAYDNKQEAMAVNEEMKHPVPFFNIENSETKELDPEYNYNLEDSPNNGYSRFPSNGNANSVPRDYMQTFYDKNTATWETHL
- the LOC139495183 gene encoding uncharacterized protein isoform X2 yields the protein MFTSKIQSIFWTAVILILIMVFTGSVKGQSDQTFQGRINITSVTWNSNLAIRDSQEFMNLSTKLVEIITCAFADNTPDLLDNTDIQNFTQDGGVIATFKLELNTIKNTSEILDIMKKVTGNCTESSDFTTSSLTIQAVKTIGQPPGPSPPSLDSKTTTMAPSSMVIAPTITAQPDITSSITSPQDVSSTISPSSPHQPVSSDHVLVSTQPLPRDSSAVVQTAVSSSQQMIVTTLNVIETASLGSSSSPEVKRGTRIDSSTIDMSPIAMVSSGHMVSGLYDNITSTEAGYWSQQHSEEINPTSNHMFYTSFELNSESQFLSVKAESFLKTLDKTQVPDAEKGTLMSISSNVVGINTNPTRAIVSEVTETMDSALLLNTETLNSLEITSSLASYNYQLSSISIPPALSISKSVDISEIPGESSVTKSAESLTFPQQIPSNNSLVVGQPNFENQFKISQLSGINVQSSTFDSVIPQSSEMVLESSVLTRTSLQQSLERPQIVTKLASVPPSIASTSNLLETSFNMESSQRLVNTNKATATSFLGGVLSSYKSDDFITSSKMTGMSEEANADKTTTTPLVEGITKYSQSDSSSVAESLSGTIDGQSDAVSEINPSLSSTILTKSIYVSEVKLAESNMSLTKKNIKETTSSNFLMSERIIVATAPFKQEASDSSLSGTGNSTIELSNAITEPSVTLVKESKAYSTISDTSLPQSSTPTESETYLAAQSMSIASSLGTTVAISVAKMKLIDNTKSAKLSVTEAGQILNSSYKNMITSAGTNVEESTASSTVSISDSMQPSLQLTDSILAASASLQLTDRIVSASALPGMPIIPKLTSTQHEVKSSEMYSSYMHAEQVTSVDKVTKMHVTSSLDVEHTTDESVKPTATSLYKLHESSKSSSDLPLVPSLSSTSNYTGVEQTRSSSLSPIDGTFVVTPFPSTSILSNQNDIATKSISWEDHPSSIGATLSLFTSIFDLPTEYSSPNNQGSGNLNMNSLRTVSSHALSSHVSSLIEATPISPPLSTGIPTQSDKPILLSTTEKSPSQTTQSQSEKAERSAPNDILNSMVLTQTLPTPGTVSNKPSTTSMLLPPSTFVMDTASVVFEPVDDLSSISPSESLAITTQTKSSLVSYGESKLYISSSTILEELSSVFKTKKTLPSTASLLKLESTPSSTVLDYLRTAIIEQSTKISEQSLQSSEQPPQRSTTFPVYSSSMESHLSDTIHPAVTAVEASSVSSLSKTSTLMNDNNSYLTGSVSRVMDSGSLMTSQNPPILESFVAASSETSIYYETRTSISKKALQITPTLSSSISQQTESDIGKSAMPSSAYILSDKSEITSSVSRDNSSVEYEYVTSSYAETISLPEFSVSVLPLDVKPDVTSVSESQPLSLPLLTTPPILSTSTLDVVSSPIISLPLALTDSSSSLHVPELSTSSPVQPMSSSAPVKPMSSSAPVQPLSSSAPVQPMSSSAPVQLTSSAAPVQPMSSSAPVQPMASSVPVQPMSSEAPVQLTSSEAGVQPMSSSAPVQPMSSSAAVQPISSSALIQPMSSSAPIQPMSSSAPVQPMSSSAPVQPISSSAPVQPMASSAPVQPMSSEAPVQPMSSEAPVQLTSSEAGVQPMSSSAPVQPMSSSAAVQPISSSAPVQPMSSEVPVQLTSSEAAVQPMSSSALVQPMSSEAPVQPMSSSAAVEPMPSSAVVEPMSSSAPVQPMSSSAPVQPMSSEAPVQRTSSDAAVQPMSSSAPVQPMSSSAPVQPMSSSISVQPMSSSAPVQPMSSSISVQPMSSSAAVQPMSSSAPVQTMSSSAQVQPMSSSAAVQPMSSSISVQPMSSSAPVQPMSSSAAVQPMSSSEQVQSMSLSAPVQPMSSSAPVQPLTSSAPVQPMSSSDHVQPMSSEASVQPTSSADHVQFTSSDAFIHPSASETPVQETSSIATVHLTSTEPSIQSSTEVHVQPSPSDTHVQTTTSIVHVQPSSTEAHTQSMSTGSYEQSTTEVPIQPSSSQAPVQPMSSEVSEQQTPTQVPVQPSSTEVTMHMSTTVAHVQSSTTEVHVQLSSSEAPVQQTSRTDTFTESLVQATSSGVETSIGLESQTSVVPVMSTGEPFQPSSVPPVSSTGVLVHPSSTQSLTSSEAQVQPTSDSSDSQMQASSSGLLMSSMATTPSLSSAGPVMTTETPVQQSSATPEISTKIPVQQSSATPTMSTEVPTQSSSVYTMSTPALAHSSSAAPVASTEKAVESSSSLHLMSTQTPIQPSSTLAVKSSEVSVQQSSSVLVMSTGLHIQSSSPTLVTSTGVPVQQSSSALHVTSSQIIVQPSSAAFLTSTEAPIESSSTPVMSTKDHVQSSSVEPVTSTGELVQPSSTEHVMSSQVSVEPSSASPVVSTQAPMQSSSSTPVTSTEIIVQPSTSVPVASTQVETSSLVPVVSTQIEVQSSSSAHVASTQATIQSSSSTVLTSSAAPVQPTSSAPFTTSEAVKPSSQTVVASSTESHIQSSSSDVVASTEAPMQTSTPVLVESTSSVVQMVSSSTYSPAVSSSEAVTSSIAPSTTVTLTSSEVPTTTTTEASTTQSTSTETTTRAVVSTTPEPSTTPEASTTPTTTTTPVPTTQPLPVITYQIDGSLRITGGESWSAALANKNSPEYNALEKKLRNMLKEVYGSGASGSRFYSVGLITFTQGSIIATFKLNYTGSGAMNMTELNNHMISKVNSGSFGDLVIDKAAITHSIAIQPSTPAPSTTQPIPASTEKATDKSELPLPPWGIAVIVCGALVLIFLLTMIAILCTRRQTRMMKYRMSDDMDPDDIGYRRSWGNGETNHAYDNKQEAMAVNEEMKHPVPFFNIENSETKELDPQKTTAL